In one Melopsittacus undulatus isolate bMelUnd1 chromosome 4, bMelUnd1.mat.Z, whole genome shotgun sequence genomic region, the following are encoded:
- the BDKRB2 gene encoding B2 bradykinin receptor, producing the protein MVSITTEKTTELYNILATQELTVSPTDCNNNSGVHQLNQYKCINSYVWQWLQDFQPVFLWFIFILGALENSFVLIVLCFHKSRCTVAEIYLANMALADLMLVCALPFWAINISNGFQWPFGLFLCKAVNVMSNMNFYSSIYFLTLVSIDRYLALVKTMSLGRMRRTVCAKWNSFVIWTCAVLICSPTMVFRKLHYYAEYNITACTLVYPASYWEPANNCLLNIMGFVIPLCVIAYCTIQIIKALRTNELQKIKLVQTERRATMLVLAVLLLFIICWLPFQISTFIDTIRYLAPTLKCLEEINDIVTQIGTYCAFCNSCLNPILYVIVGKHFQKKVVEFYKDLFPKRCRKSQSVKMENSLDTLRTSISNEYPRKKSVFPSP; encoded by the coding sequence ATGGTTTCCATCACAACTGAAAAGACTACAGAACTTTACAATATCTTGGCCACTCAGGAGCTCACAGTCAGTCCAACAGATTGCAACAATAATTCAGGAGTTCATCAGCTGAATCAATACAAATGTATTAATTCATATGTATGGCAATGGCTACAGgattttcagcctgtcttcctctGGTTCATATTTATTCTTGGAGCATTGGAAAATTCCTTTGTCCTCATTGTCCTGTGTTTCCACAAGAGTCGCTGCACAGTGGCTGAAATTTACCTAGCAAACATGGCACTTGCTGACTTAATGTTGGTCTGTGCTTTACCTTTCTGGGCCATTAATATTTCTAATGGGTTTCAATGGCCTTTTGGCCTGTTCCTCTGTAAAGCTGTCAATGTAATGAGTAACATGAACTTTTACTCTagcatttatttcctgacaCTTGTGAGCATCGACCGCTACCTAGCCTTGGTGAAAACCATGTCTCTTGGACGGATGCGACGAACTGTCTGTGCCAAATGGAATAGCTTTGTCATCTGGACATGTGCAGTGCTCATATGTTCACCTACAATGGTGTTCCGAAAATTGCACTATTATGCAGAATACAACATCACAGCCTGCACTCTTGTTTACCCAGCCAGCTACTGGGAGCCTGCAAACAACTGCTTGTTGAATATTATGGGCTTTGTGATCCCACTCTGTGTAATTGCCTACTGCACAATTCAAATCATCAAAGCCTTACGAACTAATGAGCTACAAAAAATTAAGTTAGTCCAGACAGAGAGGAGAGCCACCATGCTGGTCCTTGCTGTGCTTTTGCTGTTCATCATTTGCTGGCTTCCATTCCAAATCAGCACGTTCATTGACACAATCCGTTACCTTGCACCCACTCTTAAATGCCTGGAAGAAATCAATGACATAGTGACCCAGATAGGTACATACTGTGCCTTTTGCAACAGCTGCCTGAACCCAATCTTGTACGTGATTGTAGGGAAGCACTTCCAGAAGAAGGTTGTGGAATTCTACAAGGACTTGTTCCCGAAGAGGTGCAGAAAATCACAGTCTGTGAAGATGGAAAACTCCCTGGACACTTTAAGAACTTCCATTTCAAATGAATATCCAAGGAAAAAGTCTGTTTTCCCATCACCATGA